From a single Sander vitreus isolate 19-12246 chromosome 4, sanVit1, whole genome shotgun sequence genomic region:
- the ikbke gene encoding inhibitor of nuclear factor kappa-B kinase subunit epsilon isoform X3 has product MAGVTASTANYLWSVEDVLGQGATASVYKARNKRLGELVAVKVFNMLSYNRPHEVQMREFEMLRKLNHNNIVRLHAVEELPSKQKVLVMEYCSGGSLLSLLEDAENAFGLPETEFLTVLQCVVQGMNHLRENGVVHRDIKPGNIMRQVGEDGKSVYKLTDFGAARELEDDEKFVSIYGTEEYLHPDMYERAVLRKPQQKSYGVSVDLWSIGVTFYHAATGSLPFTPYGGPRRNKPTMGLAVQLVPVLAGILEADQERCWGFDQFFTATTDILQRQPVHIFSLQQAMAHCIYINHYNTVSVFFEEVASQTGIGVQLQHLLYLGHNLPLEGNMKVVNLPCTSPAEPLILLSYGPEANTSMPFREPATPVIPSRFDVMADYNFSKVIVGVVYQYLRIVQLLHTHRKLLLQGYYSYMMRLRRECEDAMHSIAMITIRLQSCLNVEHRTHTLGHYASENQGSADRQKLHLVHEHLPIYAAGIQEFQNRLDHLQIEQAKLAETLANDKSSKKMEVLLQKIMAIHQHYRKDRLTGKLAYNDEQIHKFEKIHLSTHIKRVKSLLREDCVQRYKELLASTRTWSSVLLEMQTRLQDFSSFSTGLLADLEMSEQRQNKALDRIIFTLQSKQTGQQPGIAPRDKDHMVSRMHHLKEEMEMLVRELQCNNSIIESLGAVNPAAALEPSLTRPSTL; this is encoded by the exons ATGGCAGGGGTGACGGCCAGTACAGCAAACTACCTGTGGTCTGTAGAAGATGTCCTCGGGCAAGGGGCTACTGCCAGTGTCTACAAGGCACGCAACAAG aGGTTGGGCGAGCTGGTAGCCGTCAAGGTGTTTAACATGTTGAGCTACAACCGCCCCCATGAGGTCCAGATGAGAGAGTTTGAAATGCTGAGGAAGCTCAATCACAACAATATTGTCAGGCTGCACGCCGTGGAAGAG ctGCCCTCTAAACAGAAGGTGCTGGTGATGGAGTATTGTTCAGGAGGATCTCTTCTCAGCCTGCTCGAGGACGCAGAAAACGCCTTTGGCCTGCCTGAAACAGAGTTCCTCACAGTTTTGCAGTGTGTAG TGCAGGGGATGAACCACCTGCGAGAAAATGGTGTAGTACACCGGGACATTAAACCAGGCAACATCATGCGGCAGGTTGGGGAGGATGGCAAGTCTGTTTATAAGCTGACTGACTTTGGAGCAGCAAGAGAGCTGGAAGATGATGAGAAGTTTGTGTCTATCTACGGAACTGAAGAGTATCTG cacccAGACATGTATGAACGTGCCGTGCTGCGTAAGCCTCAACAGAAATCCTATGGAGTGAGTGTAGACCTCTGGAGTATTGGTGTGACATTTTACCACGCTGCCACTGGTAGTCTTCCCTTTACACCGTATGGAGGACCCCGCAGGAACAAGCCCACCAT gGGTCTGGCGGTGCAGCTGGTTCCAGTGCTAGCGGGTATACTGGAGGCTGACCAGGAGAGGTGTTGGGGCTTTGACCAGTTCTTCACAGCCACCACAGACATACTGCAGCGGCAGCCAGTTCACATCTTCTCTCTGCAACAGGCCATGGCACATTGCATCTACATAAACCACTATAACAC GGTGTCAGTGTTCTTTGAGGAAGTGGCGTCTCAAACCGGTATAGGAGTTCAGCTGCAACATCTGCTGTACCTGGGTCACAACCTCCCTCTGGAGGGCAACATGAAGGTGGTCAACCTTCCGTGTACTTCACCTGCCGAGCCCCTCATTCTGCTCAGCTATGGGCCTGAAGCAAATACCAGCATGCCCTTCAGAGAAC CAGCGACTCCAGTCATCCCATCCAGGTTTGACGTTATGGCAGACTACAACTTCTCCAAG GTAATAGTGGGAGTGGTCTATCAGTATTTGAGGATAGTACAGTTGCTGCACACACACCgaaagctgctgctgcaagGATACTACAGCTAcat GATGAGGTTGCGCAGGGAGTGTGAAGACGCAATGCACAGTATCGCGATGATCACCATTAGACTGCAGTCTTGCCTCAACGTAgaacacaggacacacacact AGGCCATTACGCTTCAGAAAACCAAGGTTCAGCTGATAGGCAAAAGCTGCATCTG GTCCATGAGCACTTGCCTATATACGCTGCCGGAATCCAAGAGTTTCAGAACCGACTGGACCATCTGCAGATAGAACAGGCCAAGCTAGCAGAGACGCTGGCCAATGACAAGAG CAGTAAGAAGATGGAGGTGCTGCTGCAGAAGATTATGGCAATTCATCAGCATTATCGTAAAGACAGATTAACTGGca AGTTGGCGTATAACGACGAGCAAATCCACAAGTTTGAGAA AATCCACCTGTCGACCCACATTAAGCGAGTGAAATCTCTCCTACGAGAGGACTGTGTGCAGAGATACAAAGAGCTTTTGGCCTCAACAAGGACGTGGAGCAG TGTTCTACTGGAGATGCAGACCCGACTGCAGGACTTCAGCTCTTTCTCCACAGGCTTGTTGGCAGACCTGGAGATGAGTGAGCAGCGCCAAAATAAG GCTCTGGACAGAATCATTTTCACTCTGCAGTCCAAGCAAACAGGACAACAGCCTGGAATCGCACCCAGGGACAAGGACCACATGgtctctag GATGCACCATCTGAAGGAGGAAATGGAGATGTTGGTGAGGGAACTACAGTGTAACAACAGCATTATTGAGAG TCTGGGAGCAGTGAACCCTGCAGCAGCTCTGGAGCCGAGCTTGACCAGACCTTCTACACTGTGA
- the ikbke gene encoding inhibitor of nuclear factor kappa-B kinase subunit epsilon isoform X1, producing MAGVTASTANYLWSVEDVLGQGATASVYKARNKRLGELVAVKVFNMLSYNRPHEVQMREFEMLRKLNHNNIVRLHAVEELPSKQKVLVMEYCSGGSLLSLLEDAENAFGLPETEFLTVLQCVVQGMNHLRENGVVHRDIKPGNIMRQVGEDGKSVYKLTDFGAARELEDDEKFVSIYGTEEYLHPDMYERAVLRKPQQKSYGVSVDLWSIGVTFYHAATGSLPFTPYGGPRRNKPTMFKMTTEKPMGAISGTQRVENGPIEWGYHLPHSCQLSQGLAVQLVPVLAGILEADQERCWGFDQFFTATTDILQRQPVHIFSLQQAMAHCIYINHYNTVSVFFEEVASQTGIGVQLQHLLYLGHNLPLEGNMKVVNLPCTSPAEPLILLSYGPEANTSMPFREPATPVIPSRFDVMADYNFSKVIVGVVYQYLRIVQLLHTHRKLLLQGYYSYMMRLRRECEDAMHSIAMITIRLQSCLNVEHRTHTLGHYASENQGSADRQKLHLVHEHLPIYAAGIQEFQNRLDHLQIEQAKLAETLANDKSSKKMEVLLQKIMAIHQHYRKDRLTGKLAYNDEQIHKFEKIHLSTHIKRVKSLLREDCVQRYKELLASTRTWSSVLLEMQTRLQDFSSFSTGLLADLEMSEQRQNKALDRIIFTLQSKQTGQQPGIAPRDKDHMVSRMHHLKEEMEMLVRELQCNNSIIESLGAVNPAAALEPSLTRPSTL from the exons ATGGCAGGGGTGACGGCCAGTACAGCAAACTACCTGTGGTCTGTAGAAGATGTCCTCGGGCAAGGGGCTACTGCCAGTGTCTACAAGGCACGCAACAAG aGGTTGGGCGAGCTGGTAGCCGTCAAGGTGTTTAACATGTTGAGCTACAACCGCCCCCATGAGGTCCAGATGAGAGAGTTTGAAATGCTGAGGAAGCTCAATCACAACAATATTGTCAGGCTGCACGCCGTGGAAGAG ctGCCCTCTAAACAGAAGGTGCTGGTGATGGAGTATTGTTCAGGAGGATCTCTTCTCAGCCTGCTCGAGGACGCAGAAAACGCCTTTGGCCTGCCTGAAACAGAGTTCCTCACAGTTTTGCAGTGTGTAG TGCAGGGGATGAACCACCTGCGAGAAAATGGTGTAGTACACCGGGACATTAAACCAGGCAACATCATGCGGCAGGTTGGGGAGGATGGCAAGTCTGTTTATAAGCTGACTGACTTTGGAGCAGCAAGAGAGCTGGAAGATGATGAGAAGTTTGTGTCTATCTACGGAACTGAAGAGTATCTG cacccAGACATGTATGAACGTGCCGTGCTGCGTAAGCCTCAACAGAAATCCTATGGAGTGAGTGTAGACCTCTGGAGTATTGGTGTGACATTTTACCACGCTGCCACTGGTAGTCTTCCCTTTACACCGTATGGAGGACCCCGCAGGAACAAGCCCACCAT GTTCAAAATGACTACAGAGAAGCCTATGGGGGCAATAAGCGGAACACAGCGGGTGGAGAACGGGCCTATAGAGTGGGGCTACCACCTACCTCACAGCTGCCAACTATCACA gGGTCTGGCGGTGCAGCTGGTTCCAGTGCTAGCGGGTATACTGGAGGCTGACCAGGAGAGGTGTTGGGGCTTTGACCAGTTCTTCACAGCCACCACAGACATACTGCAGCGGCAGCCAGTTCACATCTTCTCTCTGCAACAGGCCATGGCACATTGCATCTACATAAACCACTATAACAC GGTGTCAGTGTTCTTTGAGGAAGTGGCGTCTCAAACCGGTATAGGAGTTCAGCTGCAACATCTGCTGTACCTGGGTCACAACCTCCCTCTGGAGGGCAACATGAAGGTGGTCAACCTTCCGTGTACTTCACCTGCCGAGCCCCTCATTCTGCTCAGCTATGGGCCTGAAGCAAATACCAGCATGCCCTTCAGAGAAC CAGCGACTCCAGTCATCCCATCCAGGTTTGACGTTATGGCAGACTACAACTTCTCCAAG GTAATAGTGGGAGTGGTCTATCAGTATTTGAGGATAGTACAGTTGCTGCACACACACCgaaagctgctgctgcaagGATACTACAGCTAcat GATGAGGTTGCGCAGGGAGTGTGAAGACGCAATGCACAGTATCGCGATGATCACCATTAGACTGCAGTCTTGCCTCAACGTAgaacacaggacacacacact AGGCCATTACGCTTCAGAAAACCAAGGTTCAGCTGATAGGCAAAAGCTGCATCTG GTCCATGAGCACTTGCCTATATACGCTGCCGGAATCCAAGAGTTTCAGAACCGACTGGACCATCTGCAGATAGAACAGGCCAAGCTAGCAGAGACGCTGGCCAATGACAAGAG CAGTAAGAAGATGGAGGTGCTGCTGCAGAAGATTATGGCAATTCATCAGCATTATCGTAAAGACAGATTAACTGGca AGTTGGCGTATAACGACGAGCAAATCCACAAGTTTGAGAA AATCCACCTGTCGACCCACATTAAGCGAGTGAAATCTCTCCTACGAGAGGACTGTGTGCAGAGATACAAAGAGCTTTTGGCCTCAACAAGGACGTGGAGCAG TGTTCTACTGGAGATGCAGACCCGACTGCAGGACTTCAGCTCTTTCTCCACAGGCTTGTTGGCAGACCTGGAGATGAGTGAGCAGCGCCAAAATAAG GCTCTGGACAGAATCATTTTCACTCTGCAGTCCAAGCAAACAGGACAACAGCCTGGAATCGCACCCAGGGACAAGGACCACATGgtctctag GATGCACCATCTGAAGGAGGAAATGGAGATGTTGGTGAGGGAACTACAGTGTAACAACAGCATTATTGAGAG TCTGGGAGCAGTGAACCCTGCAGCAGCTCTGGAGCCGAGCTTGACCAGACCTTCTACACTGTGA
- the ikbke gene encoding inhibitor of nuclear factor kappa-B kinase subunit epsilon isoform X2 yields MAGVTASTANYLWSVEDVLGQGATASVYKARNKRLGELVAVKVFNMLSYNRPHEVQMREFEMLRKLNHNNIVRLHAVEELPSKQKVLVMEYCSGGSLLSLLEDAENAFGLPETEFLTVLQCVVQGMNHLRENGVVHRDIKPGNIMRQVGEDGKSVYKLTDFGAARELEDDEKFVSIYGTEEYLHPDMYERAVLRKPQQKSYGVSVDLWSIGVTFYHAATGSLPFTPYGGPRRNKPTMFKMTTEKPMGAISGTQRVENGPIEWGYHLPHSCQLSQGLAVQLVPVLAGILEADQERCWGFDQFFTATTDILQRQPVHIFSLQQAMAHCIYINHYNTVSVFFEEVASQTGIGVQLQHLLYLGHNLPLEGNMKVVNLPCTSPAEPLILLSYGPEANTSMPFREPATPVIPSRFDVMADYNFSKVIVGVVYQYLRIVQLLHTHRKLLLQGYYSYMMRLRRECEDAMHSIAMITIRLQSCLNVEHRTHTLGHYASENQGSADRQKLHLVHEHLPIYAAGIQEFQNRLDHLQIEQAKLAETLANDKSKKMEVLLQKIMAIHQHYRKDRLTGKLAYNDEQIHKFEKIHLSTHIKRVKSLLREDCVQRYKELLASTRTWSSVLLEMQTRLQDFSSFSTGLLADLEMSEQRQNKALDRIIFTLQSKQTGQQPGIAPRDKDHMVSRMHHLKEEMEMLVRELQCNNSIIESLGAVNPAAALEPSLTRPSTL; encoded by the exons ATGGCAGGGGTGACGGCCAGTACAGCAAACTACCTGTGGTCTGTAGAAGATGTCCTCGGGCAAGGGGCTACTGCCAGTGTCTACAAGGCACGCAACAAG aGGTTGGGCGAGCTGGTAGCCGTCAAGGTGTTTAACATGTTGAGCTACAACCGCCCCCATGAGGTCCAGATGAGAGAGTTTGAAATGCTGAGGAAGCTCAATCACAACAATATTGTCAGGCTGCACGCCGTGGAAGAG ctGCCCTCTAAACAGAAGGTGCTGGTGATGGAGTATTGTTCAGGAGGATCTCTTCTCAGCCTGCTCGAGGACGCAGAAAACGCCTTTGGCCTGCCTGAAACAGAGTTCCTCACAGTTTTGCAGTGTGTAG TGCAGGGGATGAACCACCTGCGAGAAAATGGTGTAGTACACCGGGACATTAAACCAGGCAACATCATGCGGCAGGTTGGGGAGGATGGCAAGTCTGTTTATAAGCTGACTGACTTTGGAGCAGCAAGAGAGCTGGAAGATGATGAGAAGTTTGTGTCTATCTACGGAACTGAAGAGTATCTG cacccAGACATGTATGAACGTGCCGTGCTGCGTAAGCCTCAACAGAAATCCTATGGAGTGAGTGTAGACCTCTGGAGTATTGGTGTGACATTTTACCACGCTGCCACTGGTAGTCTTCCCTTTACACCGTATGGAGGACCCCGCAGGAACAAGCCCACCAT GTTCAAAATGACTACAGAGAAGCCTATGGGGGCAATAAGCGGAACACAGCGGGTGGAGAACGGGCCTATAGAGTGGGGCTACCACCTACCTCACAGCTGCCAACTATCACA gGGTCTGGCGGTGCAGCTGGTTCCAGTGCTAGCGGGTATACTGGAGGCTGACCAGGAGAGGTGTTGGGGCTTTGACCAGTTCTTCACAGCCACCACAGACATACTGCAGCGGCAGCCAGTTCACATCTTCTCTCTGCAACAGGCCATGGCACATTGCATCTACATAAACCACTATAACAC GGTGTCAGTGTTCTTTGAGGAAGTGGCGTCTCAAACCGGTATAGGAGTTCAGCTGCAACATCTGCTGTACCTGGGTCACAACCTCCCTCTGGAGGGCAACATGAAGGTGGTCAACCTTCCGTGTACTTCACCTGCCGAGCCCCTCATTCTGCTCAGCTATGGGCCTGAAGCAAATACCAGCATGCCCTTCAGAGAAC CAGCGACTCCAGTCATCCCATCCAGGTTTGACGTTATGGCAGACTACAACTTCTCCAAG GTAATAGTGGGAGTGGTCTATCAGTATTTGAGGATAGTACAGTTGCTGCACACACACCgaaagctgctgctgcaagGATACTACAGCTAcat GATGAGGTTGCGCAGGGAGTGTGAAGACGCAATGCACAGTATCGCGATGATCACCATTAGACTGCAGTCTTGCCTCAACGTAgaacacaggacacacacact AGGCCATTACGCTTCAGAAAACCAAGGTTCAGCTGATAGGCAAAAGCTGCATCTG GTCCATGAGCACTTGCCTATATACGCTGCCGGAATCCAAGAGTTTCAGAACCGACTGGACCATCTGCAGATAGAACAGGCCAAGCTAGCAGAGACGCTGGCCAATGACAAGAG TAAGAAGATGGAGGTGCTGCTGCAGAAGATTATGGCAATTCATCAGCATTATCGTAAAGACAGATTAACTGGca AGTTGGCGTATAACGACGAGCAAATCCACAAGTTTGAGAA AATCCACCTGTCGACCCACATTAAGCGAGTGAAATCTCTCCTACGAGAGGACTGTGTGCAGAGATACAAAGAGCTTTTGGCCTCAACAAGGACGTGGAGCAG TGTTCTACTGGAGATGCAGACCCGACTGCAGGACTTCAGCTCTTTCTCCACAGGCTTGTTGGCAGACCTGGAGATGAGTGAGCAGCGCCAAAATAAG GCTCTGGACAGAATCATTTTCACTCTGCAGTCCAAGCAAACAGGACAACAGCCTGGAATCGCACCCAGGGACAAGGACCACATGgtctctag GATGCACCATCTGAAGGAGGAAATGGAGATGTTGGTGAGGGAACTACAGTGTAACAACAGCATTATTGAGAG TCTGGGAGCAGTGAACCCTGCAGCAGCTCTGGAGCCGAGCTTGACCAGACCTTCTACACTGTGA